The Rhizobium sp. WSM4643 genome contains the following window.
TAACGCGTCGAGATAATGCGCGCCAACGTGCCGGAAAGCGGGATCATGATTACTTCGGCGATCAGATAAGCCGTCTGCACCCAGCCGACCTCGTCGCTGCCTGCCGAAAGGCCGGCCTGGATTTCGGCAAGAGAGGCCGAGACGATCTGGATGTCGAGGATCGACATGAACATGCCGAGCACCATCGCGAAGAAGGCAATAAGCTTCTTCGGATCCATGCGCTCGTCGGCATGGGCAGGCGCTGCCGGAATCGTTCCCGCTGTGGCTGTCGCGCTCCCGGCCATCAGATCACCTCCGCCTTTTCCAGAGCAATTCCGTTTTTCTTCGAAGCATGGAATTGCTCTATCTCTTTGTTTTCACGCAATTCCGGACGCAAAACCGCTGCACACATTTGCTGGAATTGCTCTGAAGGCTTACTTGCTCGGCGCCGTACGGGTGTCGACGTCGACGACGACGCTCAGGCCCGCGCGCAGACGCCCGCTATCGAGCGCATCCTGCGGCAGCGCGATGCGCACTGGTACCCGCTGGATCACCTTGGTGAAATTGCCCGTGGCGTTTTCCGGCGGCAGCATCGAAAAGACCGAGCCGGAAGCCGGTGAGATCGATGCGACGGTGCCGACGATCGGATGATCGCTATAGGCATCGACATGGACGTTGACTTTCGAGCCCGGCACCAGATGCTGGATCTGCGTTTCCTTGAAATTGGCATCGATATAGAGTTGGCGCACCGGAACGAGCGCCATCAGGCGCTGGCCGGGGGAGACGAGGTCGCCTTCCTGGACGGAGCGGTTGCCGACAATGCCGTCATAAGGCGCCTTGAGCACGGTGAAGGAAAGGTCGCGGACGGCCTTGTCGCGCGAGATCTCAAGCGAACGGACCGAGCCTTCGGCTTCCTTGCGCTGAGCCTGGAGAATGGTGATGTTGGCCTGCGCAGCGGTGATGTTGGCGTCGCCGCCGGCAAGATTGGCTTTGGCCTGGTCGAGGGCGATATTGGCGTTGTCGAGATCGGCGGCGGTCCCGACCGACTTCGCATGAAGGTCGCTCTGGCGCTTCTGAGTAATCTCGGCACCGCGAACGGCCGCTTCGAGTGCCACCTTCTGCGCCTGCGCCTGCACGAGGCTCGCATTCGCGCCTTCGATCTGCGCGTCGATACGCTGTAGCGAAAGCTGTTCGGTGACGATCTGTGCCTGGGCCAAGTCGAGGGCGTTCTGATAGTCGCCATTATCAAGCGTGGCAAGCACGTCGCCCGCTTTGACTTCCTGGTTGGCGACGACGTTCACCTTCGCGACGTAGCCCGTGACCTTCGGCGAAATCGTTGCGATATCGCCTTCGATATAGGCGTCGTCGGTCGACACCATGAAGCGGCCGTTCGTCCACCATTCGTAACCATACCAGCCGCCGCCTGCGAGAAGGGCGAGCACGACGATCGGTAGCACCGGGCTACGGCGCTTCTTCGCAGTTGCGGGTGCGGCGACCGAAGCCGGCGCCAACTGCGCGGGGGCAGACGGCACTTCGCGAGCTTCCGCCACTGGAGCTTCTGCAACGGCAGCGACCTCGGCCTTTAGCTCTTCGGTCTCGGCGTTTTCGCTGACGATCCGCGCGACATTGCTCTTCTGGTTGCTCGACATGGCCACTTTACCGATCTTGGAGTAAATAATCGAACTGAACGGTTCGGTTCAGTTGACTTAAACCTGTTTTATCGTCATATCAAGATGTATAGAACCAATCGGTTCGATTTCTTTAAAGAAAATGCGAAACCGTCAACACGGTTAAGAGGACATGACGCTGAAACCCGACCACGCCGCCGTATTCAGTCCTCCCGCTGCCGGAGGCCGATTTGCCGCAGGCGAAGATCCGGCCAAGCGCCAGCAGATCCTCGCCGGCGCCAAGCGTGTCTTCATGAAGATGGGTTTCGACGCCGCCAGCATGAACGACGTGACGCGCGAGGCCGGAGTCTCAAAGGGAACGCTCTACGTCTATTTCACCAACAAGGAAGAACTGTTTTCGGCGATGATCGAGACCGAGCGCGCCGCCTTCGTGGCGGCCGTGCGCACGGCGCTTGCCGAACATGACGATCCCGAGGCCGGCCTGTACGAATTTGGGATAAGCTTCGTCACTCATATGACCGATGAAAAGGTCATCAGCGCGATGCGCACCGTTCTCGGCGTTCGCGACCGTATGCCGGTGCTCTGTCAACGCTTCTTCAGGGGCCCGGAAAACCTGCGCACCATCATGCGCGACTTCCTGGAACGGCACATCGCCGAAGGCACACTCGAGATCGACGACATCGATCTTGCCGCCGGCCAGTTCCTCGATCTCGCCAGCGGCAGTTTCTTCAAACTCCGCCTGTTCGGAAGCATGGAAGAGCCGCCGCCGCGCGACGAAATCGAGCGCGTCATCCGCGGCGCGATCCGGGTCTTCATGGCCGCCTACGGCGCGCCCCGGCACGAGGCCGCCCGACCGCACTCTTGACCGTCGCGCTTCATCGGCCAAAATCCCGCAACAGCGATCAAATCCGGCTGCCGGCCTTCCTCTAAGAAAGAAGCTGCAATCAGGAGAATGAGGATGACCGCCGTTGGACGGGCGATCTGGTTCATCGAGAGCCATTTCGAAAGCGATATATCGCTGGAAGAGATATCGGATGCAGCCGGATTGTCGCGCTACCATCTGTCGCGCGTCTTCGGGCTCGTCACCGGCCACTCGATCAGCAGCTATATAAGAGGGCGCCGCCTCAGCCGCGCCGTGCCCACACTGGTCGGCGGTTCATCCACCATTCTCGAGGTTGCGCTTTGTGCGGGCTACGGCTCGCACGAGGCTTTCACCCGTGCCTTCCGCGACCAGTTCGGCATGACGCCGGATGCGGTGCGCAGACAGGGGCACGCTCGTAACCTTGTCTTGCTGGAGCCGATCAGAATGGACCCCGCCCACCTCAGCGACCTCGAACCGCCCCGCTTCGAAACCCTCCAGCCGATGCTGTTTGCCGGCTTGCAGGAGACCTACCCCTATGGCGGCAATGCCGCCATCCCCTCTCTCTGGCAGAAATTCAATGCCCATTTCGGACATATCTCCGGCCAGAAAGGCAATGTCGCCTACGGCATCTGTACCCATATCGACGGCGAAGTGGAGAAATTCCGCTATATGGCTGCGGTCGAAATTTCCGATGCCGGCGATCTGCCGGCGGATTTTGCAACGCTCAAGCTACCGGGCCAGCGCTACGTCGTCTTTGCTCATCGCGGCCATGTCTCCGGCATTCCGGCGACGATGAACCGGATTTTTGGCGCATGGTGGCCGACCTCAGGCCTGGAGCACGGCGAGACACCCGACATGTTCGAACGCTACGACGAGCGCTTCGACCCCTACACCGGCATGGGCGTCACCGAAATCTGGTTGCCGATCACAGCATGATGCCGAAAAGTGCGAGCGGTTTTCGGACGTCATGCTCTAACTCTTTAATTTAGAACAGGATTCAAATTTAAGGCCGACCCGGCCTTAAATCATCCTGTTGTAGGGAATAAAAGTCACATCGGTTTCGTATACCCCTTGCGGCGCTTGCCTGGCAGGCCGGCAACATTACATTGCGAGCGTCATTCACGTATGTGACGCGAAGGGGATATACGCTGATGCAGGAAATCATGACGCTCATTCAGGATCCGGCCGCCTGGGTGGCGCTCATCACGCTGGTGGTGATGGAAGTCGTTCTCGGGATCGACAACCTGATCTTCATTTCCATTCTCACCAACAAACTGCCGCCCGAGCACCGGGAGAAGGCGCGCAAGACCGGCATCGGTCTTGCGCTCGTCATGCGCCTCGCCCTGCTCGGCACCGTCGCCTGGATCGTGCAGCTGACCGAACCGCTGTTTGAAGCCTTCGGCCACGGCTTCTCCTGGAAGGATCTGATCCTGATTGCCGGTGGTCTGTTCCTCGTCTGGAAGGCCACCAAGGAAATCCATCACACCGTCGATCCGATCGATCATCAGGAGGATTTCATCGCGAAATCCGTCACGACAGGCTTTGCATCGGCCATCGGCCAG
Protein-coding sequences here:
- a CDS encoding HlyD family secretion protein, which gives rise to MSSNQKSNVARIVSENAETEELKAEVAAVAEAPVAEAREVPSAPAQLAPASVAAPATAKKRRSPVLPIVVLALLAGGGWYGYEWWTNGRFMVSTDDAYIEGDIATISPKVTGYVAKVNVVANQEVKAGDVLATLDNGDYQNALDLAQAQIVTEQLSLQRIDAQIEGANASLVQAQAQKVALEAAVRGAEITQKRQSDLHAKSVGTAADLDNANIALDQAKANLAGGDANITAAQANITILQAQRKEAEGSVRSLEISRDKAVRDLSFTVLKAPYDGIVGNRSVQEGDLVSPGQRLMALVPVRQLYIDANFKETQIQHLVPGSKVNVHVDAYSDHPIVGTVASISPASGSVFSMLPPENATGNFTKVIQRVPVRIALPQDALDSGRLRAGLSVVVDVDTRTAPSK
- a CDS encoding TetR/AcrR family transcriptional regulator, producing MTLKPDHAAVFSPPAAGGRFAAGEDPAKRQQILAGAKRVFMKMGFDAASMNDVTREAGVSKGTLYVYFTNKEELFSAMIETERAAFVAAVRTALAEHDDPEAGLYEFGISFVTHMTDEKVISAMRTVLGVRDRMPVLCQRFFRGPENLRTIMRDFLERHIAEGTLEIDDIDLAAGQFLDLASGSFFKLRLFGSMEEPPPRDEIERVIRGAIRVFMAAYGAPRHEAARPHS
- a CDS encoding AraC family transcriptional regulator is translated as MTAVGRAIWFIESHFESDISLEEISDAAGLSRYHLSRVFGLVTGHSISSYIRGRRLSRAVPTLVGGSSTILEVALCAGYGSHEAFTRAFRDQFGMTPDAVRRQGHARNLVLLEPIRMDPAHLSDLEPPRFETLQPMLFAGLQETYPYGGNAAIPSLWQKFNAHFGHISGQKGNVAYGICTHIDGEVEKFRYMAAVEISDAGDLPADFATLKLPGQRYVVFAHRGHVSGIPATMNRIFGAWWPTSGLEHGETPDMFERYDERFDPYTGMGVTEIWLPITA
- a CDS encoding TerC family protein, which translates into the protein MQEIMTLIQDPAAWVALITLVVMEVVLGIDNLIFISILTNKLPPEHREKARKTGIGLALVMRLALLGTVAWIVQLTEPLFEAFGHGFSWKDLILIAGGLFLVWKATKEIHHTVDPIDHQEDFIAKSVTTGFASAIGQILLLDLVFSVDSIITAVGMTPHLPIMVVAVVAAVTVMLVAATPLANFIERNPTIVMLALAFLLMIGTTLIAEGMGFHVPKGYVYAAMAFSALVEVLNMFARNARKRKRDAAH